From the Daphnia magna isolate NIES linkage group LG3, ASM2063170v1.1, whole genome shotgun sequence genome, one window contains:
- the LOC116936153 gene encoding uncharacterized protein LOC116936153: MFPTEFLNNVDSLETISTVAEDYDLIDDWMLSLNYVEAIELNKIEIAMFIRSCDRLVDGLDGQIQQRKIDREKMLAPESLLSVSLDLLQRLEISRLLKTISDATDLYEKVEDGFTYEDEGFLDRIEEGKAGELLFYGRDDDADSTSDADDCDLSLEEDKDSEDADDC; this comes from the exons ATGTTTCCAACTGAATTTCTTAATAATGTGGATTCCTTGGAGACAATAA GTACCGTCGCCGAAGACTATGATCTTATTGATGATTGGATGCTAAGCCTGAATTATGTAGAAGCTATCGAGCTcaataaaattgaaatagcAATGTTTATTCGATCGTGCGATCGTCTTGTTGATGGGCTAGATGGTCAGATCCAGCAAAGGAAGATCGACAGAGAGAAAATGTTAGCGCCAGAATCGCTCCTGTCCGTGAGTCTCGACCTGCTTCAACGCCTGGAAATTTCCCGTCTGCTTAAAACCATAAGCGACGCCACCGATCTCtatgaaaaagtggaagacGGTTTTACGTACGAAGACGAAGGTTTTTTAGATCGTATCGAAGAAGGTAAAGCGGGAGAACTTTTATTTTATGGTAGGGACGACGACGCCGATTCAACCAGCGATGCAGATGATTGTGACTTATCATTGGAGGAAGACAAGGATTCCGAAGATGCTGATGATTGCTGA
- the LOC123470744 gene encoding CDGSH iron-sulfur domain-containing protein 3, mitochondrial-like, with translation MALLRTYLLTNRISARLVVRTQSRGKRDNVPEVNAVSQFHASTNQPEKGKMYDKKPFKFMCEKGKAYMWCSCGHSKTQPFCDGTHKSPFLNIKLRPVRFVPEETKEYWFCNCKQTNSRPFCDGSHRKETV, from the exons ATGGCCCTCCTACGTACATATCTGTTAACAAATCGCATTTCA GCTCGTTTAGTTGTACGAACACAATCTCGCGGAAAACGTGATAACGTTCCTGAAGTAAATGCTGTATCGCAATTCCATGCTTCAACTAATCAACCAGAAAAAGGCAAAATGTATGATAAAAAACCATTCAAGTTTATGTGTGAAAAGGGTAAAGCTTACATGTGGTGTTCTTGTGGTCACAGCAAAACACAG cCCTTTTGTGATGGCACACACAAGAGCCCCTTTCTCAATATCAAGTTAAGGCCAGTTCGCTTTGTCCccgaagaaacaaaagagtaCTGGTTCTGCAATTGCAAGCAAACTAATAGCCGCCCTTTTTGTGATGGATCCCACAGAAAAGAAACAGTGTGA